Part of the Desulfatiglans sp. genome, TTTTAGCGCTGTATCTTCTTTCATGGCAGAGGATTTCTCTATTTGTATCTTATGGTCAGGTTGGCTTATTTTGTATTCTTTGTAGGAAGATTGTCCAATCTGCGTTATCCGAATATCTGGATTTTCAGCGAACTTCTTAGCTTCCATAATGTCATCAAGCTCGGGATGGATCAATGTATAAAGACCACCCCTTTCCGCGATGAACTTCAGTGCAATATTTTCAGACTTGATTTCTTCATTTTTTTTCTTGTCGTAGGGCCAAAACTTAATATAGCGAACCACGATTTCACGCTCACCCGGAGCCACATGAATCTCCTCTATTGTGCTGAGTATATAATCAGCAACAGATTTGACACGGTGGTCATCAACACTTACAACCTCGATGTCTGCGGGAACCCTTATGCGTGCTGCCTCCGCAGGTGATACCTCTGATGCATCATAGAACCTGATGGGTTGGCGTTTCATGCATGATAAAAAAGATAAAAATATTCCAATTGAAATCAGGACTGCAAATAATGATCTGTATTTCATATCAACCCTCACCATAAAAACCTTGGAGAAAATAGTGTGATGTGCCTTCTGGCACCTTAGATAAAAGCTATAATAGCTATCTTTTTTATGAGCGAATATAGGGAGATAAGCTCCCTATGTCAAGACAATTATAACTGTATGTTACAATGAAAAAGACATGCATAGTCCCTAAAACAATAATACTGTATGCCGAAAAAACAAGGCATGTTTATCCGCCGGTATTTTGGTTGGCATTGTCTCTACAGCATACGAAAACATTTGGGTCAAGCACCACAGCAGGGAATGGTCGCGGCCGTCCCCTGCTGTTGGCACAAAATCTATCTCACACTCTGGATCTCTTCAGACATACCCTGCTGATATGTGCTCCAGCCTGAATTCATGCCGTATGGACATTGCAGAAATGCGGCCTCTATGCGCCTTATCTGCCCTTTTTCTATCTTGAAAAGCTCTGAAATCTGCCATGTCCAGTTTATTGATAAATGGTCAAAAAAACCAAATGCAAAAACAATCCCTCGTTCCTGGTCAACTGCCACAAACCTTCGGTCACGGATGCGTGTAACAATACCCTTTAACCCTTCTTCAAACTGTTGTTTGCATGTCATGCGTGTCTTTGCACCTGTTGTTGGATCGGTTTGCAGCAACACATCCATACCATTTTCAAAACGGACACAGTCATCGGTAAAGGGATAATAACCTTTCCCATCGTTTCTCTGAAGGCCTTCAAAATAATAGTCAGCCACCTTTACAAGTTCTTCACGTGACATACGCTCTTTTTCAGGTATGGCCTGCATATATATTGGGTGCGGCGCACCCATCTTATCTATTGCCTCACCTGTTGGAAGGAATCTGGGTGCCCCACCAGCCTGCTCTTCAGGAAACAGTTTTCTTTCAGGCCGCATCACAAGTTGCTCAGCCTCGGATATCTTCCCATTGTCATCTATTTTTAATCGTATGGAAACCGCTACTATCTTCTCATTGGCAGGTTGACCACCCTGAGCAGGCATATCCGCTTCCTTTACTGTCCCGATATATGCGATCTGCCTCGTCTCTATATCAGGCACATAAAATTTGTAATTTGCCCTTCCTGACATACTGTACCACAGACCTTCACCGCCAAGAGGCAGCTGAACGCCATTTTCAGTAAATTTGCAGTCTCTTGCAAACAGATCAAGGCTCGGATTGTTATCCTTCATGGCATCAAGATATTTATCTATATAGCCCTCAAGACATGCGCGGTCACAGGTTTTGCCTGCACCAAAAGCATAAACTCCGGGTAATAAAAACAAGATTACAGTAAAAACCATAAATCCTTTTCTCATAAATCCCCTCCTTTTATTAATTGTTTATTTATCGAAAAGCATCATATATCTTCTGCGTAAAGGCATGATTAAAACCGTGTGATGTCATATTTGCTGTTATTCTACCCTGAACCGGGTATCCTAGAAGATAAAGGTCACCGATGATATCCAGAATCTTGTGCCTGACAAACTCATCAGGGTATCTAAGGGTTGTGTTAATAACCTCTCCATCATAAATGATAATGTGCGAGTCAAGGTATCCTCCGCCAACCTTCCCCATCTTCTGGGCCATACCAATATTTTCAAATGTGTTAAAGGATCGGGCCGGGGCTATTTCTTGAGCAAAAGACTGTTTTTTCTTATTAAATGTAAATATCTGTTCAAATATAGGGGCCGCATAATTGATTCGCATGGAAACCTCAAACCCGTTATAGGGTTCGGCACATATATATTTTTCAGTTTCCTTTTCCATGCCTATGACAAATCTTTCATTAATAACTATCTTT contains:
- a CDS encoding DUF2057 domain-containing protein, which codes for MKYRSLFAVLISIGIFLSFLSCMKRQPIRFYDASEVSPAEAARIRVPADIEVVSVDDHRVKSVADYILSTIEEIHVAPGEREIVVRYIKFWPYDKKKNEEIKSENIALKFIAERGGLYTLIHPELDDIMEAKKFAENPDIRITQIGQSSYKEYKISQPDHKIQIEKSSAMKEDTALKDEWYNLSEEEKEEFRKWLEWNNMSAEEKQKFREWTSKSDKE